The Dehalogenimonas sp. THU2 genome has a window encoding:
- the gyrA gene encoding DNA gyrase subunit A produces the protein MVIGKTRPINIEVEMKNSYLDYAMSVIVSRALPDVRDGLKPVHRRILFAMSDLGMHYNTPYKKSARIVGEVLGKYHPHGDTSVYDAMVRMAQNFSLRYMLVDGQGNFGSVDADPPAAMRYTEARLMRLAGELLVDIDKDTVDFMPNFDASLKEPTVLPSRLPNLLMNGAAGIAVGMATNIPPHNLTELCDAITHLIDYPECTLDDLLQFVKGPDFPTAGIILGRDGIRTAYATGHGKVTIRARAHIADAAETGTKRQIIITELPYQVNKAELVKRIAMMSRERKVTGIAEVRDESDRQGMRVVLDLKRDGEPQQILNNLYKHTNLQTSFFINMLALVDNRPVILNLKEALGHYVAFRQEIITRRTKFELKAARDRAHILEGLKIALDNLDAIIKLIRHAESADAARRELMSSFGLSQLQSQAILDLQLRRLASLERQKILDEYAEVLKQISYLEDLLANPRKVLQLVKTDVADIKARYGDARRTEIQAQGVIEFRVEDLIPHQSMVVTLTDRGFIKRVPTEVYRLQHRAGRGKSIIKTREEDAVRFVMVADTHDNVLMFTNRGKIFSIRCHEIPCDLLRTAKGIAIINLVPLAENEKITSMLALSEFREDTSLIMATASGEVKRTQVSDFAAVRSSGLIAMDLPKSDELIGAVLAKDDANIILITHNGQSIHFPVEDLRLSQRASGGVRGITLDMDDRVVGLDVTQPGNFVLVVTDGGYGKLTPVEEYPLQHRAGSGVLTFRVVEKTGKVVAGRVVDREHQVMIATAEGVVIRTPVGTEDEEKGIIVMGRGTQGVIVIRPDENDRVVTFATMVE, from the coding sequence ATGGTAATCGGTAAAACCCGCCCCATCAACATCGAGGTGGAGATGAAGAACTCCTACCTTGATTACGCCATGAGCGTTATCGTTTCCCGCGCCCTGCCCGACGTCCGGGACGGGCTGAAGCCGGTACACCGGCGCATCCTTTTCGCCATGTCCGACCTGGGCATGCATTACAACACGCCCTACAAGAAGAGCGCTCGCATCGTCGGTGAAGTGCTCGGTAAATACCATCCCCACGGCGACACCTCCGTCTATGACGCCATGGTGCGCATGGCCCAGAACTTCTCCCTGCGCTACATGCTGGTGGACGGCCAGGGTAACTTTGGCTCCGTCGACGCCGACCCCCCCGCCGCCATGCGTTACACCGAGGCCCGCCTGATGCGCCTGGCCGGTGAGCTCCTGGTCGATATCGACAAGGACACCGTGGATTTCATGCCCAACTTCGACGCTTCCCTCAAGGAGCCGACGGTGCTGCCCTCCCGGCTGCCCAACCTCCTGATGAACGGCGCCGCCGGCATCGCCGTGGGTATGGCCACAAACATCCCGCCGCATAACCTGACGGAACTGTGCGACGCCATAACCCATCTCATCGATTACCCGGAGTGCACCCTGGATGACTTGCTCCAGTTCGTCAAAGGCCCGGATTTCCCCACCGCCGGCATCATCCTCGGCCGGGACGGCATCCGCACCGCCTACGCCACCGGTCACGGCAAGGTCACCATCCGCGCCCGGGCCCATATCGCCGACGCCGCCGAGACCGGCACCAAGCGCCAGATCATCATCACCGAGCTGCCATACCAGGTGAACAAGGCGGAACTGGTCAAGCGCATCGCCATGATGTCCCGGGAGCGCAAGGTCACCGGCATCGCCGAGGTCCGCGATGAGTCGGACCGCCAGGGCATGCGCGTCGTACTGGATCTAAAGCGCGACGGCGAGCCGCAGCAGATACTCAACAACCTCTACAAGCACACCAACCTGCAGACCAGTTTCTTCATCAACATGCTGGCGCTGGTGGACAACCGCCCGGTGATTCTGAACCTCAAGGAAGCCCTCGGTCATTACGTCGCTTTCCGCCAGGAGATCATCACCCGGCGCACCAAGTTCGAGCTCAAGGCAGCTAGGGACCGGGCCCACATCCTGGAAGGCCTCAAGATCGCCCTGGACAACCTGGACGCCATCATCAAGCTCATCCGCCACGCGGAGAGCGCCGACGCCGCCCGCAGGGAGCTCATGTCCAGCTTCGGCCTATCGCAGCTCCAGTCCCAGGCCATCCTGGACCTCCAGCTCCGCCGCCTGGCCTCCCTGGAGCGCCAGAAGATCCTCGACGAATACGCCGAGGTCCTGAAGCAGATATCCTACTTGGAAGACCTGCTGGCCAACCCGCGCAAGGTGCTGCAACTGGTCAAGACCGATGTCGCCGACATCAAGGCCAGGTACGGCGATGCCCGCCGCACCGAGATCCAGGCCCAGGGCGTCATCGAGTTCCGGGTGGAAGATCTCATCCCGCACCAGAGCATGGTGGTGACGCTGACGGATCGCGGCTTCATCAAGCGCGTACCCACTGAGGTCTACCGCCTGCAGCACCGCGCCGGCCGCGGTAAAAGCATCATCAAGACCCGTGAGGAGGACGCGGTGCGTTTCGTTATGGTGGCGGACACTCATGACAACGTGCTGATGTTCACCAACCGCGGCAAGATATTCTCCATCCGCTGCCATGAGATCCCGTGTGATCTCCTTCGCACCGCCAAGGGTATCGCCATCATCAACCTGGTGCCGCTGGCGGAGAATGAAAAGATAACCTCCATGCTGGCCCTCTCGGAATTCCGGGAGGACACCTCGCTGATCATGGCCACCGCCTCCGGCGAGGTCAAGCGCACCCAGGTTTCGGACTTCGCCGCGGTACGTTCCAGCGGCCTAATCGCCATGGACCTGCCCAAGAGCGACGAGCTTATCGGCGCCGTCCTGGCAAAAGACGACGCCAACATAATCCTTATAACCCATAACGGCCAGTCCATCCACTTCCCGGTGGAAGATCTGCGGCTATCGCAGCGCGCTTCCGGCGGCGTCCGCGGCATCACCCTGGACATGGATGACCGGGTGGTCGGCCTGGATGTCACCCAGCCGGGCAACTTCGTCCTGGTGGTCACCGACGGCGGTTACGGTAAGCTGACGCCGGTAGAGGAATACCCGCTGCAGCACCGCGCCGGTTCCGGCGTGCTGACCTTCCGGGTAGTGGAAAAGACCGGTAAAGTGGTCGCCGGGCGCGTCGTAGACCGGGAGCACCAGGTGATGATCGCCACCGCCGAGGGCGTGGTCATCCGCACCCCCGTCGGCACCGAGGACGAGGAAAAAGGCATCATCGTCATGGGCCGCGGCACTCAAGGGGTCATCGTCATCCGGCCGGATGAGAATGACCGGGTAGTGACCTTCGCCACCATGGTGGAATAA
- a CDS encoding tetratricopeptide repeat protein: MAYDDDEQAKLKKNNTQAALEAAMAGRWREAASANQAIVDLFPADVEAWNRLGRAHMELGEYDQARNAYGKSRELDPYNSIADRNLKRLEVLAAAGVTKGAAGESQRVEPLVFIEEIGKAGLVTLLKLATKEVLARLDAGDKLNLRPAQGNLFIDSLTGEYLGTVDTRHALRLLKLMKGGNRYSATVISVAEDKLAVMIRETYQDPSQAGQMSFPPRLTPATRKPHLEDTGTEETEPGQETEEPELPVEESDDEFSDDDDDDEELEV, encoded by the coding sequence ATGGCTTACGATGACGATGAGCAGGCTAAACTGAAAAAAAATAACACCCAGGCAGCCCTGGAGGCGGCCATGGCCGGGCGTTGGCGTGAAGCCGCCTCGGCTAATCAGGCCATCGTCGATCTTTTTCCCGCCGATGTGGAAGCCTGGAACCGGTTGGGCCGGGCGCACATGGAGCTCGGTGAATACGACCAGGCCAGGAACGCCTACGGCAAATCCCGGGAACTGGACCCATATAACAGCATCGCCGACCGCAATTTGAAGCGGCTGGAAGTACTGGCCGCCGCCGGAGTGACCAAGGGCGCGGCCGGGGAAAGCCAGCGTGTCGAGCCTCTGGTCTTCATCGAGGAGATTGGCAAGGCCGGCCTGGTCACGCTGCTCAAGCTGGCGACCAAAGAAGTGCTGGCCCGCCTGGATGCCGGCGACAAGCTCAACCTGCGCCCTGCCCAGGGCAACCTTTTTATCGACAGCCTCACCGGGGAATACCTCGGCACGGTGGACACCCGCCACGCCCTGAGGCTCCTCAAGCTGATGAAGGGCGGCAACCGGTATTCGGCCACCGTCATCAGCGTCGCGGAGGACAAACTGGCGGTCATGATACGGGAAACTTACCAGGATCCGTCCCAGGCAGGGCAGATGTCCTTCCCGCCGCGGCTGACCCCGGCGACGCGTAAACCACACCTTGAGGATACAGGCACGGAAGAGACCGAGCCTGGCCAGGAAACGGAAGAGCCGGAACTGCCGGTCGAGGAATCGGATGACGAATTCTCCGATGATGACGATGACGACGAGGAATTGGAGGTCTAG
- the hisS gene encoding histidine--tRNA ligase, translating to MDYQSPRGTQDILPEEQPYWRYVQEKAAAVAERYGYARIDTPTFEDSHLFIRTVGEETDIVSKEMYTFADRGGSDLTLRPEGTAPVCRAYLEHGMGSRPKPVKLYYLANIFRYDRPQAGRYREHHQFGFELIGEADAGADAEVIDMAWRFYSELGLTTLPVQLNSIGCPECRAEYVAALKAYYESCIDTQCQDCRVRYHKNPLRLLDCKKPDCRAAAAKAPRSTDYLCPDCKAHFEKLIAMLGAVGIPFEINNCLVRGLDYYRRTVFEIQPQEEGAQSTIGGGGRYDGLLEQLGGDSTPATGFATGIERIILNLKRQNVAVPPLPAPRFYLAWLGDSAALVAFTLAADLRREGIGLVQSLGGRSLKAQLRGASAVGAKYALILGESELETRTVILRDMSNSEQSSLPLDGLASALKNL from the coding sequence ATGGATTACCAGTCGCCCCGAGGCACCCAGGATATACTGCCGGAAGAGCAGCCTTACTGGCGTTACGTTCAGGAGAAGGCCGCCGCCGTGGCGGAACGTTACGGCTACGCCCGCATCGATACACCCACTTTCGAGGACTCCCACCTCTTCATCCGCACCGTCGGCGAGGAGACCGATATCGTCTCCAAGGAGATGTACACCTTTGCCGACCGCGGCGGTTCCGATCTGACCCTCCGCCCTGAGGGCACCGCCCCGGTGTGCCGCGCCTACCTGGAGCACGGCATGGGCTCCCGCCCCAAGCCGGTCAAGCTTTATTACCTGGCCAACATCTTCCGCTATGACCGCCCCCAGGCCGGCCGCTACCGGGAGCATCACCAGTTCGGTTTCGAACTTATCGGCGAGGCGGACGCCGGCGCCGACGCCGAGGTCATCGACATGGCCTGGCGCTTCTACTCAGAACTGGGACTGACCACGCTGCCGGTGCAGCTCAATTCCATCGGCTGCCCGGAGTGCCGCGCGGAATACGTTGCGGCACTCAAGGCCTATTACGAGAGCTGCATTGACACCCAGTGCCAGGACTGCCGCGTCCGCTACCACAAGAATCCTTTGCGACTGCTCGACTGCAAGAAGCCGGATTGCCGCGCCGCCGCGGCCAAAGCGCCGCGCTCAACGGATTACCTGTGCCCGGACTGCAAGGCGCATTTTGAGAAACTCATTGCCATGCTGGGAGCCGTAGGCATCCCCTTTGAGATCAACAACTGCCTGGTGCGCGGCCTGGACTACTACCGTCGCACCGTTTTCGAGATCCAGCCGCAGGAAGAAGGCGCCCAGTCCACCATCGGCGGCGGCGGCCGCTATGACGGGCTGTTAGAACAACTCGGCGGCGATTCCACCCCGGCCACCGGCTTCGCCACCGGCATCGAGCGCATCATCCTGAACCTCAAGCGCCAGAACGTCGCCGTCCCGCCATTACCGGCGCCCCGTTTCTACCTCGCCTGGCTGGGAGACTCCGCCGCGCTGGTGGCCTTCACCCTGGCCGCGGACCTGCGGCGGGAGGGCATCGGTCTGGTCCAATCCCTCGGCGGCCGCAGCCTGAAAGCCCAGCTGCGCGGCGCCTCGGCGGTGGGAGCCAAGTACGCCCTCATCCTCGGCGAATCGGAACTTGAAACTCGCACGGTGATCCTGCGTGACATGAGCAACTCGGAGCAGAGTTCTCTGCCTCTCGACGGTCTGGCGTCGGCGCTCAAGAACTTATAG
- the mazG gene encoding nucleoside triphosphate pyrophosphohydrolase gives MDKPGEFQTLVSIIDRLRSPDGCPWDREQTHLSIRDSLLEECYEVLEALDANDSRELKTELGDLLMQVVFHARIAAEAGDFTINDVIEGIVAKLVRRHPHVFGDKDAANSAEVLRHWEDIKKTERPENASMLDGAPKAMPALAYSQEIQGRVARVGFDWKDDEGVLDKLAEEIEELKDSKTAAEREDEFGDVLFTMVNYARRQGIDAESALRSAGRKFYERFKLMENYCCEEGVSFKELTFEQQNALWERMKAEHDARG, from the coding sequence TTGGATAAACCCGGCGAGTTTCAGACATTGGTCAGCATCATCGACCGGCTGCGGTCTCCGGACGGGTGCCCGTGGGACCGGGAGCAGACGCATTTGTCCATCCGCGACAGCCTGCTGGAGGAGTGTTACGAGGTGCTGGAAGCCCTGGACGCCAACGACTCCCGGGAGCTCAAGACCGAACTGGGCGACCTGCTGATGCAGGTGGTGTTCCATGCCCGCATCGCGGCGGAGGCCGGGGATTTCACCATAAACGACGTCATCGAGGGGATCGTGGCCAAGCTGGTGCGCCGCCATCCGCATGTCTTCGGAGATAAGGACGCCGCTAACTCCGCCGAGGTGCTGCGGCACTGGGAGGACATCAAGAAGACGGAACGGCCGGAAAATGCCTCGATGCTGGACGGAGCGCCCAAAGCCATGCCCGCGCTGGCCTACAGCCAGGAGATACAGGGCAGGGTGGCGCGGGTGGGTTTCGACTGGAAGGACGACGAGGGGGTCCTCGACAAGCTGGCCGAAGAGATCGAAGAGTTGAAGGACTCAAAGACCGCCGCGGAACGGGAGGACGAGTTCGGCGACGTGCTGTTCACCATGGTCAACTACGCCCGCCGCCAGGGCATCGACGCCGAGAGCGCGCTAAGAAGCGCCGGGCGGAAGTTCTACGAGCGCTTCAAACTGATGGAAAACTACTGCTGTGAGGAAGGGGTGAGCTTCAAGGAACTGACCTTCGAGCAGCAGAACGCGCTGTGGGAACGGATGAAGGCGGAGCATGACGCGAGGGGCTAA
- a CDS encoding cofactor-independent phosphoglycerate mutase, whose translation MKYVVLIIDGASGWPVESLGGKTSLEAAETPNLDQMARRSTVGMTGTVPEGMEPSSACACMSVLGYNPRVFYKGRAAIEARSLGIDIAPDEVVFRANLVTVTGGRMASYAAGHITSAESAMIIDNLNKELRTPDLEFFPGVNYRHLLKLKGHPETLKAVCTPPHDISDQPIEAYLPQGEGSELLRSIMTASEKVLRDHPVNLERKIRGELPATGLWLFWGCGPLPEMPSFQERYGVTSAITSGVDLLRGLGQMQGMDVLYIDGVTDNIDNDYAFQMEEALKALDVYDMVVVHVEAPDEAAHVGSAGDKVKSIEMIDRDMVSRLRNYTKDKLRVLVMPDHPTPLQTRTHAAEPVPFMIWGSGVRTSGARRFTEAEARSTGKTVAEAHYLMSQVVRG comes from the coding sequence ATGAAATACGTAGTCCTTATCATCGACGGCGCCTCCGGATGGCCGGTTGAATCCCTGGGCGGCAAGACCAGCCTGGAAGCGGCGGAGACGCCCAACCTGGATCAGATGGCCCGCCGCAGCACGGTGGGTATGACCGGTACGGTGCCCGAGGGCATGGAGCCTTCCAGCGCCTGCGCTTGCATGTCGGTGCTGGGCTATAACCCCCGGGTGTTCTACAAAGGCCGCGCCGCCATCGAGGCCAGGAGCCTGGGCATCGATATCGCGCCGGACGAAGTGGTCTTCCGCGCCAATCTGGTCACCGTCACCGGCGGCAGAATGGCGAGCTACGCCGCCGGTCATATCACCTCCGCCGAATCGGCCATGATCATCGACAACCTCAATAAGGAACTGCGGACGCCGGACCTGGAGTTCTTTCCCGGCGTCAATTATCGGCACCTGCTGAAACTCAAAGGCCATCCCGAAACGCTAAAAGCCGTCTGCACCCCGCCCCACGACATCTCCGACCAGCCTATAGAGGCCTATCTGCCACAGGGCGAAGGCAGCGAACTGCTGCGCAGCATCATGACCGCTTCCGAAAAAGTGCTGCGGGATCACCCGGTTAACCTGGAAAGAAAGATACGCGGCGAACTACCGGCTACCGGACTGTGGCTCTTCTGGGGCTGCGGACCGCTGCCGGAAATGCCGTCCTTCCAGGAACGCTATGGCGTCACCTCCGCCATCACCTCCGGGGTGGACCTGCTGCGAGGCCTGGGCCAGATGCAGGGCATGGACGTGCTGTATATCGACGGCGTCACCGACAACATCGACAACGATTACGCTTTCCAGATGGAAGAGGCGCTCAAGGCGCTAGACGTTTATGACATGGTGGTGGTGCACGTGGAAGCCCCGGACGAAGCGGCCCATGTCGGCAGCGCCGGGGACAAGGTCAAATCCATCGAGATGATCGACCGGGACATGGTCAGCAGACTGCGAAACTACACCAAGGACAAGCTGCGCGTCCTGGTCATGCCGGACCACCCGACGCCGCTCCAGACCCGCACCCATGCCGCCGAACCGGTGCCCTTCATGATCTGGGGTTCCGGCGTGAGGACCTCCGGCGCAAGGCGCTTTACTGAGGCCGAGGCCAGGTCCACCGGCAAAACGGTGGCCGAGGCGCATTATTTGATGAGCCAGGTGGTGAGGGGATAG
- a CDS encoding aspartate kinase yields MAIIVQKYGGTSVANAERIRAVANRVAATKERGNQVVVVVSAMGDATDDLIELARSLTDAPDPRELDLLMSTGEIVSSTLLAMALKHMGHEAISLSGAQAGIKTDSSHSRARITGIEPERIHRELHKGRVVIVAGFQGITDGMEVTTLGRGGSDTSAVALAAILGAEVCERFTDVDGVYTADPRVVPEARRLKEISYDEMLELATWGAKIMHPRAVELGQIYNIPILVASSFNDNPGTLIHGGTMEIRNKVSGIAHDLDVAKITMVGVPDKPGIAASLFEPLAKAGVSVDTIVQNASVAHITDMTFTVAESDLPKAMNVVKPIADELGASNIAADPNIGKVSIVGTGIQNTPGYAAKMFRVLYDAGINIDLISTSEIRITVLIEEGKVKEAVQALHKAFALETEE; encoded by the coding sequence ATGGCGATCATCGTACAAAAATACGGCGGCACCTCGGTGGCCAACGCCGAACGCATCCGCGCCGTAGCCAACCGCGTTGCCGCCACCAAGGAACGGGGTAACCAGGTGGTGGTGGTGGTCTCCGCCATGGGCGACGCCACCGACGACCTGATCGAATTGGCGCGCTCGCTGACCGATGCCCCCGATCCCCGTGAACTGGACCTGCTGATGTCCACCGGGGAGATAGTATCATCGACGCTGCTGGCCATGGCGTTAAAGCATATGGGGCACGAGGCTATCAGCCTTTCCGGCGCCCAGGCGGGCATCAAGACCGATTCTTCACACTCTCGGGCGCGCATCACCGGCATCGAGCCTGAGCGCATCCACCGCGAGCTGCATAAAGGCCGGGTGGTCATCGTGGCCGGTTTCCAGGGCATCACCGACGGCATGGAGGTAACCACGCTGGGGCGAGGCGGCTCCGATACCTCGGCGGTGGCGCTGGCGGCGATACTCGGCGCAGAGGTGTGCGAACGCTTCACCGATGTGGACGGCGTCTATACCGCCGACCCGCGGGTGGTGCCGGAGGCGCGGCGGCTCAAGGAGATCAGCTACGACGAGATGCTGGAACTGGCCACCTGGGGCGCCAAGATCATGCACCCGAGGGCGGTGGAGCTGGGCCAGATCTACAACATACCGATACTTGTCGCCTCAAGTTTCAACGATAATCCAGGCACCCTGATACACGGAGGAACCATGGAGATACGGAATAAGGTGAGCGGCATCGCTCACGACCTGGACGTAGCCAAGATAACAATGGTCGGCGTGCCGGACAAACCAGGTATCGCCGCCTCGCTCTTCGAACCGCTGGCCAAGGCCGGCGTCAGCGTGGACACCATCGTCCAGAACGCCAGTGTGGCGCATATCACCGATATGACCTTCACCGTGGCTGAGTCCGACCTGCCCAAGGCCATGAACGTGGTCAAACCCATCGCCGACGAACTGGGGGCTTCCAACATCGCCGCCGATCCCAATATCGGCAAGGTCAGCATTGTCGGCACCGGCATCCAGAACACGCCGGGCTACGCTGCCAAGATGTTCCGCGTCCTCTATGACGCCGGCATCAACATCGACCTGATCTCGACCTCCGAAATCCGCATCACCGTGCTGATAGAGGAAGGCAAGGTCAAGGAGGCGGTGCAGGCGCTGCACAAGGCTTTCGCGCTGGAAACAGAAGAGTAA
- a CDS encoding NifU family protein has protein sequence MQEKVQEVLDKVRPSLQADGGDVELVDVVDGVVKVKLTGACAGCPMSQMTLKNGIERILKREIPEVKEVVSAS, from the coding sequence ATGCAGGAAAAGGTTCAGGAAGTTCTGGATAAGGTTCGCCCCAGCCTCCAGGCTGACGGTGGCGATGTTGAATTGGTCGATGTTGTCGACGGCGTGGTCAAGGTCAAGCTCACCGGTGCCTGCGCCGGCTGCCCTATGTCCCAGATGACCCTCAAGAACGGTATCGAGCGCATTTTAAAACGTGAGATTCCCGAGGTCAAAGAGGTAGTTTCAGCCTCATAG
- a CDS encoding GNAT family N-acetyltransferase gives MIRPTLQTERLTLRPFNLQDAGEVTRMCGDDSVARFIPAIPHPYPPKAAAEWISTHKGKFDDGKEIIFAITDKADDKLMGAVGLILTPEHLRAEIGYWLGREYRGKDVMTEAARAVLEYAFNKLDIESVTAHHLRPNTASGKVMQKLGMKYEGCRRKFYFHRGEYIDVIMYGITKEEFTA, from the coding sequence ATGATTCGCCCAACGCTCCAGACCGAACGCCTCACGCTGAGACCTTTTAACCTCCAAGATGCCGGCGAGGTGACCCGGATGTGCGGCGATGATTCCGTTGCACGCTTCATCCCGGCCATACCCCACCCCTATCCACCCAAGGCGGCGGCGGAGTGGATCTCCACGCATAAGGGAAAGTTCGACGACGGCAAAGAGATCATCTTCGCCATCACCGATAAGGCTGACGACAAGCTCATGGGCGCCGTCGGGTTGATCCTGACACCGGAACACCTACGGGCCGAGATCGGTTACTGGCTGGGGCGGGAATATCGGGGCAAAGATGTCATGACCGAGGCGGCGCGGGCGGTGCTGGAGTACGCTTTCAACAAACTCGATATCGAATCCGTCACCGCGCACCACCTGCGGCCAAACACCGCCTCCGGGAAAGTGATGCAGAAGCTGGGCATGAAGTACGAGGGATGCCGCCGTAAGTTCTATTTTCACCGCGGCGAATATATCGACGTGATCATGTACGGCATAACGAAGGAAGAATTTACCGCTTGA
- a CDS encoding methyltransferase domain-containing protein, with product MIPSFYAVFIDRALRQLRKAIPELAGMKAGEKVLDVCCGTGDQAMRYAQRGLDTRGIDLDPKMISVALSKKQKYGKGNLDFQLADATDLPFEDGTFDYATVSLALHEKPWEVQQKVIGEMRRVTRKGGALVLADFGVPAGRFIRLVEGLVGGEHYACFKTYQANGGLEKLADTLKLNIEKRDAVMSGAIRLFLIRN from the coding sequence TTGATACCCAGTTTTTACGCAGTATTCATCGACCGAGCGCTCAGGCAGCTTCGGAAAGCCATCCCTGAACTGGCAGGCATGAAGGCCGGGGAAAAGGTACTGGATGTGTGCTGCGGCACCGGCGACCAGGCGATGCGTTACGCCCAGCGCGGCCTGGATACCCGGGGCATCGACCTGGATCCGAAAATGATCTCCGTCGCCCTATCGAAAAAGCAAAAATACGGCAAAGGCAATCTCGATTTCCAGTTGGCCGACGCGACCGACCTGCCTTTCGAGGACGGCACATTCGACTACGCCACCGTGTCGCTGGCACTGCATGAAAAACCCTGGGAAGTGCAGCAGAAGGTGATCGGGGAGATGCGGCGGGTGACGCGGAAAGGCGGCGCTCTGGTGCTAGCCGATTTTGGAGTACCGGCGGGAAGGTTTATCCGCCTGGTGGAGGGGCTGGTGGGTGGAGAACATTACGCCTGCTTCAAGACCTACCAGGCTAACGGCGGATTGGAAAAACTGGCCGATACGCTCAAGTTAAATATCGAAAAACGCGACGCGGTCATGAGTGGCGCGATACGCTTGTTTTTAATCAGGAATTAA
- a CDS encoding 4Fe-4S binding protein, with protein MEDKVKIDPDLCTGCGICVAMCPKQILDIDPKSGLCKVTDQDKCDLLGGCEYQCPTGAITINPS; from the coding sequence ATGGAAGACAAAGTAAAGATCGATCCCGATTTGTGCACCGGTTGCGGTATATGTGTAGCCATGTGCCCCAAGCAGATACTGGATATCGACCCCAAGAGCGGCTTGTGCAAAGTAACCGACCAGGACAAATGCGACCTGCTGGGCGGCTGCGAATATCAGTGCCCTACCGGCGCCATCACTATAAATCCGTCGTAG